One stretch of Paenibacillus sp. AN1007 DNA includes these proteins:
- a CDS encoding DUF1292 domain-containing protein: protein MAEDQLGMEEEAEIIYIADDEGNEEEFEVIMKFEVDGSEAKYMMVAPVEPEDGETDVYAFRYEEDGDDIKLFVIQDDAEWDIVEETFNTFLAEDEEEAN, encoded by the coding sequence ATGGCTGAAGATCAACTGGGTATGGAAGAAGAAGCTGAGATCATTTACATTGCAGATGACGAGGGTAATGAAGAGGAATTTGAAGTCATCATGAAATTCGAAGTAGACGGTTCGGAGGCCAAGTATATGATGGTTGCTCCGGTTGAACCTGAAGATGGCGAGACGGATGTGTATGCATTCCGTTATGAAGAAGATGGCGATGATATTAAACTTTTTGTGATCCAAGATGATGCCGAGTGGGATATTGTCGAGGAGACCTTTAATACATTTCTTGCTGAAGATGAAGAGGAAGCGAACTAA
- the ruvX gene encoding Holliday junction resolvase RuvX has translation MKKLGLDYGDRRIGVAVSDAFGWTAQGLEVLERRRDEGEFTRIAELVREHEISEIVVGLPKNMNGTVGPRGELCIAFAERLRGELNLPVHLWDERLTTMAAERTLIEADVSRKKRKQVVDKMAASLILQNYLDANSTR, from the coding sequence ATGAAAAAATTAGGTTTGGACTATGGGGACCGCAGAATCGGGGTAGCAGTGAGTGACGCCTTCGGTTGGACTGCCCAGGGATTAGAAGTGCTTGAACGCCGCCGGGATGAAGGTGAGTTCACACGAATTGCGGAACTGGTGCGGGAGCACGAGATCAGTGAAATCGTAGTGGGACTCCCCAAAAACATGAACGGCACCGTAGGACCGCGTGGTGAATTATGCATTGCGTTTGCTGAGCGCCTGCGGGGCGAACTGAATTTACCTGTTCACCTTTGGGATGAACGGCTGACAACGATGGCAGCCGAACGTACGCTGATCGAAGCGGATGTCAGCCGCAAAAAACGCAAACAGGTCGTGGACAAAATGGCCGCCAGCCTGATTTTGCAAAATTATTTGGATGCCAATAGTACAAGGTGA
- a CDS encoding IreB family regulatory phosphoprotein: MDSMDKTVKFNVKGDEQEASSKEILLTVYDALVDKEYNPINQIVGYLISGDPAYIPRHNNARSLVRKKERDELIEELVRSYLANHR; encoded by the coding sequence ATGGACTCCATGGATAAGACGGTTAAATTCAATGTGAAAGGTGACGAGCAGGAAGCATCCTCGAAAGAGATTCTGCTCACGGTATATGACGCGCTGGTCGATAAAGAGTATAATCCCATTAACCAGATCGTTGGATATCTGATATCCGGCGACCCCGCGTATATTCCGCGTCACAACAACGCACGTAGTCTGGTCCGGAAAAAGGAGCGCGACGAGCTGATTGAAGAGCTTGTACGTTCTTATCTGGCCAATCACCGGTAA
- the mltG gene encoding endolytic transglycosylase MltG — protein sequence MKGKVIGILLLVLFILAAAAGGYVWSMMRPMQASTEPVVFEIKSGSGISKIADQLQQEGIIRNSLVFKGYLKWNKLGSNFMAGKYAMNPGVTYDEIIHKLSSGDVVPEEMVKFTIPEGYTVLQMADKLSADGIVDKKEFLKLANDPSAFDVDVIKNIPVDEELRYVLEGYLFPETYELKKGSTTHEVMQRMLEEFQTKVNSIPDLQAKLEQRKLSLHELLTIASLVEREVVVDKERALVAGVIYNRIKEDMKLEIDATVQYLLDKPKARLLFKDLKVQSPYNTYLNKGLPPGPIASPSLASIEAALNPEASEYLFYVTKKDGTSGHLFAKTYREHQQNIAKSKAAQ from the coding sequence TTGAAAGGCAAAGTCATAGGTATCCTGCTTCTCGTCCTGTTCATTCTGGCTGCAGCAGCTGGCGGGTATGTATGGAGCATGATGCGTCCGATGCAGGCTTCTACCGAGCCTGTTGTATTCGAAATCAAGAGTGGATCGGGAATTTCGAAAATTGCGGATCAGCTGCAGCAGGAAGGAATTATTCGAAACAGTCTCGTTTTCAAGGGATATTTAAAGTGGAATAAGCTGGGCAGCAATTTTATGGCGGGGAAATATGCCATGAATCCGGGGGTAACGTACGATGAGATTATTCATAAACTGAGCAGCGGCGATGTCGTACCTGAGGAGATGGTGAAGTTCACCATTCCAGAAGGGTATACGGTTCTGCAGATGGCGGACAAGCTTTCAGCAGATGGCATTGTGGATAAAAAAGAGTTCCTGAAGCTGGCTAATGACCCATCGGCCTTCGACGTGGATGTCATCAAAAATATCCCGGTAGATGAAGAATTGCGCTATGTGCTGGAGGGGTATCTTTTCCCGGAGACGTACGAATTAAAAAAAGGCAGCACTACTCATGAGGTAATGCAGCGCATGTTAGAAGAGTTCCAGACTAAAGTGAACTCCATTCCGGATTTGCAGGCAAAGCTGGAGCAGCGGAAACTGTCACTGCATGAATTGCTGACGATTGCATCACTTGTGGAACGAGAAGTAGTTGTGGACAAAGAGCGTGCACTGGTAGCAGGTGTAATCTACAATCGGATCAAAGAGGATATGAAGCTGGAGATCGATGCGACGGTGCAGTATCTGCTCGACAAACCGAAGGCTCGGCTGCTCTTTAAGGATCTGAAGGTACAGAGTCCATATAATACGTACTTGAACAAAGGGCTGCCGCCGGGGCCGATTGCCAGTCCGAGTCTTGCATCCATTGAAGCGGCACTGAATCCGGAAGCCTCAGAGTACCTGTTTTATGTAACCAAAAAGGATGGGACTTCAGGACATCTGTTTGCCAAGACATACAGGGAACATCAGCAAAATATAGCCAAAAGTAAGGCTGCGCAATAA
- a CDS encoding DUF1292 domain-containing protein has product MTEYNRKDLKWTDSLRLAFGAHVELEEENGKSHPYELLAEFEVHGQQYAVLRSSLRPYDEVELLRVVPGSENQVMPELVTIDDDDEWESISELYDECTLPIDED; this is encoded by the coding sequence ATGACGGAATATAATCGCAAAGACCTGAAATGGACAGATTCGCTGCGTCTGGCATTCGGTGCTCATGTGGAGCTCGAGGAAGAGAACGGTAAATCACATCCGTATGAACTGCTCGCTGAATTTGAGGTACACGGGCAGCAGTACGCGGTGCTCCGCAGTTCATTGCGTCCGTATGACGAGGTTGAACTGCTGCGGGTTGTACCTGGCAGTGAGAACCAGGTCATGCCGGAATTAGTTACGATTGATGATGACGATGAGTGGGAGAGCATCTCGGAGCTGTATGATGAGTGTACACTCCCGATTGACGAGGATTAA
- a CDS encoding methyl-accepting chemotaxis protein, which translates to MVQKKDKDSGENMKQPEQAKPDKTQKEKKMKTIKIKKEGVHKKTLKFDRSKIRWDWIKMDRIKEKLKNREWKELGGTSFRQIKKVNPVKSVGVKLFLIFFSAIMIVVISLGLISYSKAKNTIEANASRANQETIDQTKQKLDIILERFVDTSTQIFFDPEMQSLLQKMSDPNLTAYDTFVNSSSINKQLSNVAFTNKSMEAIYLVPTDESKSVMGTGNSSSSMGSIRQEAWYTDLITKGGYRWLPTEEKTDGTASTFRIARSMKNLQGTTQSYVLIIELKLEVLEEQLKSLDLGAGSVLQLIAPDNKVVASSVAGRSGKETDLGFVKDLKEPAGSTNTEYDVDGKSTNMLAVYSTLDSSAWKLIGMVPTSMLVKDAQGILTITLWMALAFAALAVLIGVWMVRMIARPLSKLKDLMQDGAKGNLKVRTPYSSQDEIGQLSSAFNTMMEQITKLVEQTNRSAQEVLDTAAELSSASKKTAVSASEIAVATEEIAGGAGSLATEAERGNELTDNISRQMESVIAANEEMGDSARHVEKSSQTGTQHLNQLMTKTQKTEEMIGALVSKVDSLKESTSSVLKVLDVMQNITKQTNILSLNATIEAARAGAAGRGFMVVADEVRQLAAQSRQSIDMVGEITDKIMTEMNETVKALSDAYPLFKEQMDAVKDTNVIFASVQDQMGAFVERLGMVTGSIGELSKSQATLSEAMSNVSAVAEESSATSEEVASLSSEQQNISNQLVSLSGKLENVSSELKETLSRFTV; encoded by the coding sequence ATGGTTCAAAAGAAGGATAAGGACAGTGGGGAAAACATGAAACAACCCGAGCAGGCTAAGCCTGATAAGACACAAAAAGAGAAGAAAATGAAAACGATTAAAATTAAAAAAGAAGGGGTACATAAAAAAACACTCAAATTTGATCGCAGCAAAATCCGATGGGATTGGATCAAGATGGATCGGATCAAAGAGAAACTGAAAAATAGAGAGTGGAAGGAGCTTGGCGGCACCTCATTCAGACAGATCAAGAAGGTGAACCCGGTCAAATCTGTAGGTGTTAAGCTTTTCTTAATCTTTTTCTCGGCTATTATGATTGTGGTTATTAGTTTGGGGCTAATATCCTATTCAAAGGCTAAAAACACGATTGAGGCGAACGCATCCAGAGCCAATCAGGAGACGATCGACCAAACCAAGCAGAAGCTTGATATCATTCTGGAACGATTTGTGGATACGTCTACACAGATTTTCTTCGATCCAGAGATGCAGTCTCTGCTGCAGAAGATGTCAGATCCGAATCTGACGGCATATGATACTTTCGTCAATTCGAGTTCAATCAATAAACAGTTATCCAATGTAGCTTTTACTAATAAATCCATGGAAGCGATTTATTTGGTACCTACGGATGAATCCAAATCCGTTATGGGCACAGGAAACAGCAGTTCGAGCATGGGAAGCATCCGCCAGGAAGCTTGGTATACGGACCTTATCACAAAAGGGGGTTACCGCTGGCTGCCCACAGAGGAGAAGACAGACGGGACAGCGTCAACCTTCCGAATTGCACGTTCCATGAAGAATCTGCAGGGTACAACGCAATCTTACGTGCTCATCATTGAGTTGAAGCTGGAGGTGCTGGAGGAGCAGTTGAAGTCACTGGATCTGGGGGCTGGATCTGTACTTCAATTGATTGCCCCGGATAACAAAGTGGTTGCCTCGTCCGTTGCAGGACGTTCAGGTAAAGAGACGGATCTTGGCTTTGTGAAAGATTTAAAGGAACCAGCGGGAAGCACAAACACCGAATATGATGTGGATGGCAAATCGACCAACATGCTGGCTGTTTACAGTACGCTGGATTCATCTGCCTGGAAGCTGATCGGTATGGTTCCCACTTCAATGCTGGTTAAGGACGCTCAAGGCATCCTAACAATAACATTGTGGATGGCCCTTGCGTTTGCAGCACTTGCTGTGTTGATTGGCGTCTGGATGGTTCGCATGATTGCTCGGCCGCTTAGCAAATTGAAAGATCTAATGCAGGATGGTGCAAAAGGAAATCTGAAAGTACGCACGCCGTATAGCTCCCAAGATGAGATTGGACAGCTTTCATCTGCATTTAATACGATGATGGAGCAGATTACCAAGCTGGTGGAGCAGACCAATCGTTCCGCACAGGAAGTGTTGGATACAGCTGCAGAACTGAGCAGTGCTTCCAAGAAAACAGCGGTATCCGCTTCTGAAATTGCGGTAGCCACGGAAGAGATTGCCGGTGGTGCAGGCAGCCTGGCGACGGAAGCTGAACGTGGCAATGAACTGACCGATAACATCTCGCGTCAGATGGAAAGTGTAATTGCCGCCAATGAAGAGATGGGGGATTCTGCCCGCCACGTTGAGAAGTCCAGTCAGACCGGAACGCAGCATCTGAATCAATTGATGACCAAAACGCAGAAGACAGAAGAGATGATCGGAGCATTGGTCAGCAAAGTGGATTCGTTAAAAGAGAGCACATCTTCTGTACTAAAAGTGCTCGATGTCATGCAGAATATTACGAAACAGACCAATATTCTGTCTCTTAACGCAACAATTGAAGCAGCGCGGGCAGGCGCGGCTGGACGTGGTTTCATGGTCGTCGCTGATGAAGTTCGCCAGCTCGCTGCGCAGTCCAGACAGTCCATCGATATGGTTGGGGAGATCACAGACAAAATTATGACAGAAATGAACGAAACGGTTAAAGCGCTGTCCGACGCTTATCCATTGTTCAAAGAACAGATGGATGCGGTAAAAGATACAAACGTGATTTTTGCTTCTGTGCAGGATCAAATGGGTGCTTTCGTGGAACGTCTCGGCATGGTAACGGGTTCCATTGGAGAGCTCAGCAAATCACAGGCAACGCTGTCTGAGGCGATGAGCAACGTCAGCGCTGTTGCTGAAGAGTCCTCCGCCACTTCAGAGGAAGTAGCTTCACTGAGCAGTGAACAGCAAAATATCAGCAATCAGCTCGTTAGTCTGTCTGGCAAGCTGGAAAATGTATCGAGTGAACTGAAAGAAACACTCTCGCGTTTCACAGTATAA
- a CDS encoding pentapeptide repeat-containing protein, whose product MRRLESGMSADNELFSDIVRYEHETISETTVSNSNVGSPIFWSCTLHHLVFDTCDLTNARFFAGSTIDHCTFVRSDLRSVGIGKDEAVFTNCEFSSCDLRGMTLENAAFINCTFAKCRFNDRVLQAANLVNCTFTGKLVDITFEGNGKQKLIANLENCILDGVRFVGCDLTQCIPPKSKNHLYVEQVSARVKNALQKIEHNADLSEDERKVLVRSLRKLEQTDQYIFNTAHMKKIYSEDFVERFFSSLGISPDLRG is encoded by the coding sequence ATGAGAAGACTTGAGTCTGGTATGTCAGCAGACAATGAATTATTTTCGGATATAGTTAGGTATGAACACGAAACGATAAGTGAAACGACCGTATCAAACTCGAATGTGGGTTCACCTATATTTTGGAGCTGTACCCTGCATCATCTTGTATTTGATACCTGTGATCTTACGAATGCGAGATTTTTTGCCGGTAGTACAATAGATCACTGCACATTTGTTCGTTCCGACCTGCGCTCTGTCGGCATTGGCAAAGATGAAGCTGTGTTTACCAATTGTGAGTTTTCCTCCTGTGATCTGAGAGGCATGACATTGGAAAACGCTGCGTTTATCAACTGTACTTTTGCTAAATGTAGATTTAATGACCGGGTTTTACAAGCAGCGAATCTCGTCAATTGTACTTTTACCGGCAAGCTGGTGGATATTACGTTTGAGGGAAATGGCAAACAAAAGCTGATCGCCAATTTGGAGAACTGCATCCTTGACGGTGTTCGTTTTGTGGGCTGTGACCTGACGCAGTGCATCCCGCCAAAATCCAAAAACCATCTGTATGTTGAACAGGTATCCGCACGTGTGAAAAATGCCCTGCAGAAGATAGAACATAACGCTGATCTATCTGAAGATGAACGAAAAGTCCTGGTACGCAGTCTGCGCAAGCTTGAGCAGACGGATCAATATATTTTTAACACGGCGCATATGAAGAAAATATATAGTGAAGATTTTGTTGAACGATTTTTCAGCAGTCTGGGAATTAGTCCCGATCTTAGAGGCTAA
- the alaS gene encoding alanine--tRNA ligase: MKASEIRSKWIEFFASKGHKIEPSASLVPHNDPSLLWINAGMAPLKPYFDGREKPENPRLANSQKCIRTNDIENVGKTRRHHTFFEMLGNFSIGDYFKEETITWAWEFLTSKEWIGFDPDRLSVTVYPEDEEAFKLWNEKVGLPAERIIKLDENFWDIGEGPCGPCTEIFYDRGEAYGNDMNDPEMYPGGENERYLEVWNLVFSQFNHNKDGSYTPLPNKNIDTGAGLERFASILQNVDSNFDTDLFQPMIQKTAALAGVKYNESVEIDVALKVIADHIRTVAFAVGDGVLPSNEGRGYVIRRLLRRAVRYGKVLGLDRPFLYELTTTVGEVMGMYYPEVVEKQEFIAKVIKTEEERFHETLSDGLAILADISGTAKSEGRTVISGPEAFKLYDTYGFPFDLTEDYAAEHGLTVDREGFDASMQEQRDRARAGRQENESMKVQGGPLADLEVKSEFVGYTDLLTEAKVVAIVAGDALADSVGEGQTAQIILDRTPFYAESGGQVSDQGLLRGTGAAAKVQGLFKAPQGQHVHMVTIESGELRVGDVIQAEVDREKRGDIIKNHTATHLLHKALKDVLGTHVNQAGSLVEPQRLRFDFSHFGSITPEELTEIERQVNEQIWNRLNVNIELKGIDEAKEMGAMALFGEKYGDIVRVVQIGDYSLELCGGCHVNNTSEIGIFKLVSESGIGSGVRRIEAVTGRGAYLYVESQLELLKQSAALLKANVTDVPKRIEGLNQQLKEAARETESLQSKLSAMEAGQLTDQVVQAGNTQVLAARVDAPNMDALRTVADELKVKLPDAVLVLGAPADGKVNFVVAVPAAQVKQGLHAGKIVKEVAAVCGGGGGGRPDMAQAGGKDASKLDEALKVAVSIISQ, translated from the coding sequence ATGAAAGCTAGTGAAATCCGTTCCAAATGGATCGAGTTTTTTGCAAGTAAAGGACACAAAATTGAACCAAGCGCATCACTCGTGCCGCATAACGACCCTTCCCTGCTGTGGATTAATGCGGGTATGGCACCGCTGAAACCTTATTTTGACGGACGGGAGAAGCCGGAGAATCCGCGTCTGGCGAACTCGCAAAAATGTATCCGTACCAACGATATTGAGAATGTCGGCAAAACACGCCGTCACCATACGTTCTTTGAAATGCTGGGTAACTTCTCGATCGGTGATTACTTCAAAGAAGAAACGATTACCTGGGCTTGGGAGTTTCTAACGAGCAAAGAGTGGATCGGATTTGATCCGGATCGCCTCTCTGTTACGGTTTACCCGGAAGATGAAGAAGCATTCAAGCTGTGGAATGAAAAAGTAGGACTGCCGGCTGAGCGCATCATCAAGCTGGACGAAAACTTCTGGGATATCGGCGAAGGCCCATGCGGTCCATGTACCGAAATCTTCTACGACCGCGGTGAAGCTTACGGAAACGATATGAATGACCCGGAGATGTACCCAGGCGGGGAGAACGAGCGTTATCTGGAAGTTTGGAACCTGGTATTCTCGCAATTTAACCATAACAAAGATGGCAGCTACACACCGCTTCCGAACAAAAACATTGATACAGGCGCGGGTCTGGAGCGTTTTGCTTCCATTCTTCAGAATGTAGATTCCAACTTTGACACAGACCTGTTCCAGCCAATGATTCAAAAAACAGCTGCACTCGCAGGTGTGAAATATAATGAGAGCGTTGAAATTGACGTTGCGCTCAAAGTTATCGCTGACCATATTCGTACGGTAGCATTTGCTGTTGGTGACGGCGTACTGCCGAGCAACGAGGGACGTGGATATGTTATCCGCCGTTTGCTGCGTCGTGCGGTTCGTTACGGTAAAGTATTGGGTCTGGATCGTCCGTTCCTCTATGAGCTGACCACAACCGTTGGTGAAGTGATGGGGATGTACTATCCGGAAGTTGTAGAAAAGCAGGAGTTTATTGCCAAAGTGATCAAAACCGAGGAAGAGCGTTTCCACGAAACGCTGTCAGACGGGCTTGCGATTCTGGCTGATATTAGCGGTACAGCGAAATCCGAAGGACGCACCGTAATTAGCGGACCGGAGGCATTTAAATTATATGACACGTACGGATTCCCGTTTGACCTGACAGAGGATTATGCGGCTGAGCATGGTCTGACAGTAGATCGTGAAGGCTTTGATGCATCTATGCAGGAGCAGCGTGATCGCGCCCGTGCGGGACGTCAGGAGAACGAAAGCATGAAGGTTCAGGGTGGACCGCTGGCGGATCTGGAGGTTAAAAGCGAGTTTGTTGGATATACTGACCTGTTGACGGAAGCAAAAGTAGTGGCGATTGTTGCGGGCGATGCTCTCGCAGATTCCGTAGGAGAAGGGCAGACAGCTCAGATCATTCTCGATAGAACACCGTTCTATGCGGAAAGCGGCGGTCAAGTGAGTGACCAAGGCTTGCTGCGCGGCACAGGTGCTGCGGCAAAAGTCCAAGGGTTGTTCAAGGCTCCGCAAGGGCAGCATGTGCATATGGTAACGATTGAGTCCGGTGAGCTTCGTGTGGGCGATGTGATCCAGGCCGAAGTAGACCGGGAGAAACGCGGCGATATCATTAAAAACCATACAGCTACACACCTGCTGCACAAAGCGCTGAAGGATGTGCTGGGAACGCATGTGAATCAAGCGGGTTCCCTGGTGGAACCGCAGCGTCTGCGTTTTGACTTTTCTCACTTCGGCAGCATTACACCGGAAGAGCTGACTGAAATTGAACGTCAGGTGAATGAACAAATCTGGAATCGCCTGAACGTTAATATTGAACTGAAGGGCATTGATGAAGCGAAGGAAATGGGTGCAATGGCCCTGTTCGGAGAGAAATACGGCGATATTGTACGCGTTGTTCAAATTGGTGATTATAGTTTGGAACTTTGCGGCGGCTGTCACGTAAATAATACTTCAGAGATTGGAATCTTCAAATTGGTCAGCGAAAGCGGAATTGGCTCTGGTGTACGCCGGATTGAAGCTGTTACGGGTCGCGGTGCATATCTGTATGTGGAAAGCCAGCTGGAGCTGCTCAAACAGTCCGCTGCGCTGCTTAAAGCCAATGTGACCGATGTGCCGAAGCGGATCGAAGGTCTGAATCAGCAGCTGAAAGAAGCGGCGAGAGAAACGGAATCGCTGCAGAGCAAACTGAGTGCGATGGAAGCAGGTCAGCTGACTGACCAAGTCGTACAAGCAGGGAACACACAAGTGCTGGCAGCCCGCGTAGATGCACCGAATATGGATGCACTGCGTACCGTTGCGGATGAACTGAAAGTAAAACTGCCGGATGCTGTTCTCGTACTCGGAGCACCAGCAGACGGTAAAGTGAATTTCGTTGTCGCCGTACCTGCTGCACAGGTGAAACAAGGTCTGCATGCCGGTAAAATTGTCAAGGAAGTTGCTGCAGTTTGCGGCGGCGGAGGTGGCGGACGCCCGGATATGGCGCAGGCTGGAGGCAAGGACGCAAGTAAGCTGGATGAAGCGCTAAAAGTGGCTGTTTCCATCATTAGCCAGTAA
- a CDS encoding peptidase U32 family protein: MSKKHELLVTAANVKEAEAMLQAGADALLIGDDRFGMRLPGSFSVKETAAVVNLAAKHEARVIVSMNNLMSNELLKELPEYVQALGRIGVDAVEFNDPSVLAAIKEIAPQIRLHWNAEMTSTNYATANYWGTKGASRVVLARELNMDEITEMVPFLKVEAQVQVHGMTNIYHSKRSLVQSYMAHQGRPVEGHLGKERGLFLIEAERRDEKFPIYEDINGTHIMSSEDICILEDLHLMMEAGVHSFKVEGILKPVAYNEAVVRAYRKAIDLYEADAEAYAYDEEWLREVRELQDPERELSFGFFYKEQVY; encoded by the coding sequence ATGAGTAAGAAACATGAACTGCTCGTTACGGCGGCAAATGTAAAAGAAGCAGAAGCCATGCTTCAGGCCGGAGCGGATGCTTTATTGATTGGAGATGATCGCTTTGGCATGCGCCTTCCGGGCAGCTTCAGCGTGAAAGAAACAGCAGCGGTAGTGAACTTGGCTGCCAAACACGAGGCGCGAGTCATCGTATCCATGAATAATTTGATGTCTAATGAATTACTGAAAGAACTGCCAGAATATGTGCAGGCTTTGGGCCGAATTGGTGTTGACGCCGTCGAGTTTAATGATCCGTCCGTGCTGGCTGCGATCAAGGAAATTGCACCTCAGATTCGTCTGCACTGGAACGCAGAGATGACGTCTACAAACTATGCCACGGCCAACTACTGGGGAACCAAAGGGGCGAGCCGGGTTGTGCTTGCTCGTGAGCTGAACATGGATGAGATCACGGAGATGGTTCCCTTTTTAAAGGTTGAGGCGCAGGTTCAGGTCCACGGGATGACGAACATATACCACTCCAAGCGCAGTCTGGTCCAGAGTTATATGGCTCATCAAGGGCGCCCCGTAGAAGGACATCTTGGTAAGGAACGCGGGTTATTCCTGATCGAGGCGGAGCGTCGGGATGAGAAGTTCCCGATCTATGAGGATATCAACGGTACGCATATTATGAGTTCAGAGGACATCTGCATTCTCGAAGATCTTCATTTGATGATGGAGGCAGGTGTACACAGCTTCAAAGTGGAGGGAATCCTCAAGCCCGTGGCTTACAACGAAGCTGTTGTTCGTGCATATCGCAAGGCTATAGATCTGTATGAAGCAGACGCAGAGGCTTATGCATACGACGAAGAATGGCTGCGTGAGGTTCGTGAGCTGCAGGACCCTGAGCGGGAATTGTCATTTGGATTTTTCTACAAAGAACAAGTGTATTAA
- a CDS encoding AI-2E family transporter, which yields MEQLTKNKIFRYAIWLLLGLIILYFIWLLRPLLLHIYGFLKTVLAPFIVALIISYVLNPIVSMLGGRKVPRSIAVLLIYAFFLTCIGVILMNVIPVLIEQLEELNEHMPELSMRAQNLMNNMDHKLMPPSIRTGMNSWFFQMEDRLTQGITVLMDNIGATINVLFNVFIVPFLIFYMLKDFDVFERTVVAYLPRARRKAIVSVMKEIDTALGNYIRGQFIVCVIVGIFAYIGYIVIDMPYALLLASIVAVFNIVPYLGPFLGAAPAVVMASTVSFKMVLLVIAVNTLCQVLESNVVSPQVVGRTLHLHPLSIIFALLVGGELAGVVGLILAVPVFAVLKVIVQHFFAYYIKRRTE from the coding sequence GTGGAGCAGCTAACTAAAAATAAAATATTTCGTTATGCGATCTGGCTCCTGCTCGGATTGATCATTCTATATTTTATCTGGCTGCTGCGGCCATTACTTTTACATATTTACGGTTTCTTGAAAACGGTACTAGCTCCATTCATCGTCGCACTGATCATATCCTATGTGCTTAATCCAATTGTGAGCATGCTTGGCGGACGGAAAGTCCCGCGGTCCATTGCCGTTCTGTTAATCTATGCTTTTTTTCTGACCTGCATCGGAGTCATATTAATGAATGTCATCCCTGTCCTGATTGAACAGCTCGAAGAACTCAATGAGCATATGCCGGAGCTGTCCATGAGGGCGCAGAATCTGATGAATAACATGGACCATAAATTGATGCCGCCAAGTATACGAACAGGTATGAACAGCTGGTTTTTTCAGATGGAGGATCGACTTACGCAGGGAATTACCGTACTGATGGACAATATTGGAGCCACGATTAATGTGCTGTTTAACGTATTTATTGTACCGTTTCTGATTTTCTATATGTTAAAAGATTTTGATGTGTTCGAACGCACTGTCGTGGCCTATCTGCCTCGTGCCCGCCGTAAAGCAATTGTTTCCGTGATGAAAGAAATTGATACTGCACTCGGAAATTATATTCGTGGTCAATTTATCGTGTGTGTCATCGTGGGCATCTTCGCATATATCGGATACATCGTGATCGATATGCCCTATGCGCTGCTTCTGGCGAGTATTGTGGCTGTATTTAACATCGTTCCATATCTCGGGCCTTTTCTGGGAGCTGCACCTGCGGTGGTGATGGCTTCAACGGTTTCTTTTAAAATGGTACTGCTGGTCATTGCCGTGAACACACTCTGTCAGGTGCTGGAGAGCAATGTGGTTTCCCCGCAGGTGGTAGGTCGAACGCTGCATCTGCATCCGCTCTCGATTATCTTTGCGCTGCTTGTTGGCGGTGAGCTGGCAGGTGTTGTGGGACTTATTTTGGCAGTGCCTGTCTTTGCCGTGTTAAAGGTCATTGTGCAGCATTTTTTCGCGTATTATATCAAACGGAGGACAGAGTGA